The window AAAAAGAGGAGGCCGGAACAGCCGAGGATTCTCTCACCGCGGTGCTTTTCGGCACTCTTTTGCACGATCTGGGTATGTCCGTGACCCGCCATTCCCACGAGATCATCTCCATCCAACTTGCCTCGCCATTCATCGACAAAGTGTTGGACGCCATCCTTCCACTAGATGAGTACATGACTAAAACCGCCATCCGCTCCATCGCCATCGAAGGCATTTTCGGGCACATGGCCAACACCCGGATCAACTCTCTGGAAGCGGGTTTGGTGCTCATCGGCGACGGCAGCGACATGGAAAAAGGCCGCGCCCGCATTCCCACCATTCTTTCCAACGAGCCTCGCATCGGGGATATCCACCGCACCTCAGCCGGCGCCATCCAAAAGGTCCGCATCGAAAAGGGCACGGAAAAACCGATCGCCATCACGGTGGAGATGAGCGCCTCAGT is drawn from Candidatus Syntrophosphaera sp. and contains these coding sequences:
- a CDS encoding phosphohydrolase, translating into KEEAGTAEDSLTAVLFGTLLHDLGMSVTRHSHEIISIQLASPFIDKVLDAILPLDEYMTKTAIRSIAIEGIFGHMANTRINSLEAGLVLIGDGSDMEKGRARIPTILSNEPRIGDIHRTSAGAIQKVRIEKGTEKPIAITVEMSASVGFFQVEEVFFPKIHISPVKPYIELYAGVADREMLRYL